The following proteins are encoded in a genomic region of Arachis stenosperma cultivar V10309 chromosome 4, arast.V10309.gnm1.PFL2, whole genome shotgun sequence:
- the LOC130974978 gene encoding protein FAR1-RELATED SEQUENCE 11-like, with translation MDINRMFDIKGHESDAGNSDEFLGHYRGTDDEYDDVDDMDPGGGPEAREQGAAHAANCRESGGINDVASGTTSRQVVANDFLGREFATEEDAYAAYKEFAKFRGFGVRKGVVARVNGVLVRRDFFCHRQGKRHAKHYDRPERVKEERLESRTDYKAKLKIYYDVQHNVWKVRTIKDKHNHELAPVMFTHLLPSHRKMSVGHKV, from the coding sequence ATGGATATCAACCGCATGTTCGATATTAAGGGTCATGAGTCCGATGCGGGAAATTCCGATGAATTTTTGGGACATTATCGTGGTACTGACGATGAATACGATGATGTGGATGACATGGATCCCGGAGGTGGTCCCGAAGCAAGGGAGCAAGGTGCTGCGCATGCTGCAAATTGCAGGGAGTCTGGTGGTATAAATGACGTGGCAAGCGGTACGACAAGCAGGCAAGTCGTTGCGAATGACTTCTTGGGTAGAGAGTTTGCGACAGAAGAAGATGCTTATGCTGCATACAAGGAGTTTGCGAAATTTAGGGGCTTTGGAGTTCGGAAGGGAGTTGTAGCTCGGGTTAATGGGGTTTTGGTCAGAAGAGACTTTTTTTGCCATCGACAAGGGAAAAGACATGCTAAGCACTATGACCGTCCTGAGCGAGTAAAGGAGGAGAGGCTTGAGAGCCGGACGGATTATAAGGCAAAGTTGAAGATCTATTACGATGTGCAACACAACGTGTGGAAGGTGAGAACCATCAAGGACAAACACAACCACGAGCTTGCCCCGGTGATGTTCACTCATCTCCTCCCAAGTCACCGGAAGATGAGTGTGGGCCACAAGGTATAG
- the LOC130974979 gene encoding protein FAR1-RELATED SEQUENCE 9-like, whose protein sequence is MGFLKSTNSILELINSLDRVVKDYRNNEVTVQFYSTYYTPVLTTGLDSIELFASKVYTRAVFREVKKQIKGVASLLFRSRDSISTTSVYQFSKMGKPNKIHKELYDLNEKKIECECSMWNSEGIPCSYIFCVMKYKGLEQIPEGLILSRWCKDANDWNSKAPQVTDGPQGRLLRYGALSGLMNLVARLGSEDPAEFVVARDGIASLV, encoded by the coding sequence ATGGGTTTTCTCAAGTCAACTAATAGCATTTTGGAACTCATAAATAGTTTGGACCGGGTGGTAAAGGACTACCGGAATAATGAAGTAACTGTCCAATTCTATTCCACGTACTATACTCCGGTGCTAACGACCGGCCTTGATTCGATCGAGCTTTTTGCATCAAAGGTGTATACACGAGCAGTTTTTAGGGAAGTAAAAAAACAGATTAAGGGTGTTGCGAGTTTATTGTTTCGGAGCAGGGACAGCATTAGCACTACTAGTGTCTACCAATTTTCCAAGATGGGAAAACCTAACAAGATACACAAGGAGTTGTATGATCTGAACGAGAAAAAGATTGAGTGTGAGTGTTCAATGTGGAACAGTGAGGGAATTCCATGTAGTTATATCTTCTGTGTGATGAAGTATAAGGGGTTGGAACAAATACCTGAGGGTCTTATTCTGAGCAGGTGGTGCAAGGATGCAAATGATTGGAATTCTAAAGCCCCCCAAGTGACAGATGGCCCTCAGGGACGCTTGCTCCGATATGGTGCCCTAAGTGGGTTAATGAATTTGGTTGCCAGACTTGGTTCTGAAGATCCCGCGGAGTTTGTTGTGGCTAGAGATGGCATTGCCAGCCTTGTGTAG